aatgtaataccaaaaaaaaaaggaatctcaAAACTCGTCAGAACTGGCAGAAGACTTGAAATCCATTTATAACGATACCATCTTCAGCGACATAGAAGTTCGCACTTCCACGAAAACATTCCATGTTCAGAAAGGCATTTTATGCGCCAGGTCCCCAGTGTTCAGGAACATGTTCAGCAACGACATGAAGGAGAGGAACAGTGGACATGTCGATATCACCGATTTCGAGGACGATACCATACACCGAATGCTGCTGTACATGTACACTGATTCATTGGAAGATCTCAAGTTTGAAAGCGCATCCAGTTTGTACAAGATTGCTGACAAGTACCGGGTTCTGTCCCTAAAACGCAGGTGTTCTTTCCTCTTGAAAGAGAACTTGAGTGCATCAAATGCGTGTGATATTTTGATTCTGGCTT
The Argiope bruennichi chromosome 6, qqArgBrue1.1, whole genome shotgun sequence DNA segment above includes these coding regions:
- the LOC129971896 gene encoding speckle-type POZ protein-like B — encoded protein: MFSNDMKERNSGHVDITDFEDDTIHRMLLYMYTDSLEDLKFESASSLYKIADKYRVLSLKRRCSFLLKENLSASNACDILILAYLHDDDGLKSASQDYIMGQRKQFFCSEEWKEFMKTHLDIAADVMGRKMYQE